A window of Lepus europaeus isolate LE1 chromosome 11, mLepTim1.pri, whole genome shotgun sequence contains these coding sequences:
- the CBLN3 gene encoding cerebellin-3: MSRGKRHQLPGPLHSSRLCLALVLLALGAVWAQEGSEPVLLEGECLVVCEPGRAAAGGPGGAALGEAPPGRVAFAAVRSHHHEPAGETGNGTTGAIYFDQVLVNEGGGFDRASGSFVAPVRGVYSFRFHVVKVYNRQTVQVSLMLNTWPVISAFANDPDVTREAATSSVLLPLDPGDRVSLRLRRGNLLGGWKYSSFSGFLIFPL, encoded by the exons ATGTCAAGAGGAAAGCGACACCAGCTCCCCGGTCCCCTGCACAGCTCCAGGCTGTGCTTGGCCCTGGTGCTTCTGGCCCTGGGGGCCGTGTGGGCCCAGGAGGGTTCTGAGCCCGTTCTTCTGGAGGGGGAATGCCTGGTGGTCTGTGAGCCTGGCCGAGCTGCAGCAGGGGGGCCTGGAGGTGCAGCCCTGGGAGAGGCACCCCCTGGACGAGTAGCATTCGCTGCCGTCCGGAGCCACCACCACGAGCCAGCTGGGGAGACTGGAAACGGCACCACCGGGGCCATCTACTTTGACCAG GTCCTGGTAAATGAGGGCGGCGGCTTTGACCGGGCCTCGGGCTCCTTTGTGGCCCCTGTCCGAGGAGTCTACAGCTTCCGGTTCCATGTGGTGAAGGTGTACAACCGCCAGACTGTGCAG GTGAGCCTGATGCTGAACACATGGCCTGTCATCTCAGCCTTTGCCAACGACCCTGACGTGACCCGGGAGGCAGCCACCAGCTCTGTGCTGCTGCCCCTGGACCCCGGGGACCGGGTGTCCCTGCGCCTGCGTCGGGGGAACCTGCTAGGTGGCTGGAAATACTCAAGCTTCTCTGGCTTCCTCATCTTCCCACTCTGA